Within the Iodidimonas sp. SYSU 1G8 genome, the region TTGGCATCCTGCGTCCGGCCGGAGAGGATTTCATTGCCGATGATGATCAGGCAGGCGGTAACTTTTTTCGGTTCTGTCATGGCCGCATTTATACCAGCGCGCCCCGGACCAGACACGTCAAAACGGCCGGAAGCAGGAACTTCCGGCCGTTTCGCCGCGCGCCCCAGAGGGAGGGGGATGCAAGGGCGCGCTGTTTCCTTAGTCTCTTGTCGTCCCGCTGCCTGCCGTGCCGGGATCGAGCCCGGCGGCGGTCTTCACGAGGTTGACGAACTCCGCGCGGTAGCCGTGCTCGTCACGCCCTCTGCTCTCACTCGCGAGCGCGGCGATTCGATCCCAGCCGAACTCACCCAGATAGGCGCCGTGCCGGAGTTTCTGCCCGAAGGCGGCGACGGCGGCGGCGAAGCGAAAGTCGGCGGAGGGCGACGCCGTGCCACCGAGCAGGGTCCGGGCCAGCGGCACTTCCATCAGCGTGCTGGCCGTCTCTCCGGGTAACTTATAACGCAGCTTCACGAAGGCGAACTCTCCACCGGACGGCGCCGAGGCGGCGGGCGGCGCATAGCGCAGCGGGTCGAGGCGCAGGCCCTTCGAGCCGACCAGCGCGATTTCATACAGCGCCGTCACGGTGTGGCCGGCGCCGATCTCGCCGGCATCCACCTTGTCATTGTTGAAATCCTCGGTCTTGAGCATCCGATTCTCGTAGCCGATCAACCGGTATTCGGCGACGACGCCCGGGTTGAACTCGACCTGGATCTTGGTATCGCCGGCGATGGTGAACAGGGTCGAGCCGAGCTGTTCCACCAGCACCTTCCGGGCCTCCTGCAACGTGTCGATATAGGCGTAGGCGCCGTTGCCCACATTGGCGAGCTGTTCGGTCATCTCGTCGTTCAGATTGCCCGTGCCGAAGCCCAGCACCGACAGGGAAACGCCGGTCGCGCGCTGGCGGGCCACATAGTCCTTCAGCGTCTCGACCCGTGTGTCGCCCACGTTGAAGTCGCCATCGGTGGCCAGGATGATGCGGTTGATACCGCCCTTGATGAACGCGCGCTGCGCCATGGCATAGGCCAGGGCGATCCCCTCGCCGCCGGCGGTCGACCCGCCTGCCCGCAACTGTTCCAGCGCCGTGAGTACCGCGCTGCGGTCGCTACCCGCCGTCGGCTCGAGCACCACGCCAGCCGCCCCGGCATAGACCACCACCGAGATGCGGTCGTCGTCGCGCAGCTGGTTGGTCAGCATCTTCAGCGACGCGACCAGTAGCGGCAGCTTGTCGGGCGAGTCCATGGACCCGGACACATCGAGCAGGAATACCAGGTTGGCCGGTGGCCGCGCGGCGCGAGGTGCCTCGTAGCCCTTCAAACCGATGCGCAGCAGATAGGTCTGGGCGTTCCAGGGCGTCCGCGCGACCTCGGTGGCGACCGAGAAGGGCTGCGTGCGGTCGGTGGGCGGGCGGTAGTCATAGCTGAAATAATTGATCATTTCCTCGACCCGCACGGCGTCGGCGGGCGGCAACTGGCCATCGTTCAGGAAACGCCGGACATTGGCATAGGCGCCGGTGTCGACATCGACGCTGAAGGTAGAGACCGGCTCGGCGGCGGCCTGTTTGACGGGATTGGTATCCAGCAGAGCGTAATTTTCCCTATCCTCTTCTCTGTTAAGCAAAGACAGATCAATAGAGGATGGTGGAAACTCCATCGATACGTACTCCACTCGCGCCGAGGGATCTGGTCCTCCAATATTCATCACCGGCATGTCTATAGAAGTAATTTCCGTAGTATTGAGCGTGTATTGATAAGGCTCGTAGCGCGGCGGAGATGGAGGTGGATCAATTCTATTGATAATCTCTGCCTCCATCGGGCCATAGACCATGGCCGTGTATGAAGACGGCGTAGGGCCGACGACCAGAGAGATCTGAACAGTAGCGGCCCAAACTACCACGACGGCCATCAGGCAATAGTCATAGGCTCGCAGAATCATGTTCTGCATCACTCACTCCTCGGTTCTTATTTGTCCGGCGCCTCGGCTAATGCCTGAGGCTCTGCCGTCTTACGTCACGACTGCCCGCCGGGTCGGCGCGGCGTGGCAACGAGCCTGTCCAAGTCGTTGCGTGGCCCACGGGGCCGAAAGGCACGCCGCGCCGGGTGCGGCGACGTGAATCCGTTCGTCGCCGGGCGGTCTTCCCGCCGGTGGGCGGGAAATGGCTGGATGGAAGAAGCGCTCTAGGTGGGCGCTGCGTCAGAGTCCGCTTCGGTCTGAAGCGGCGGCGCGGATGGTCGTCGGACCGCGCTGTCGATGACGAAATAGAAGGCCGTCATGGCGACAACCCAAACCGCGAAATATTCCCAGAAAACACTGCGCATCGTCATCCTCCCCAGGACCAGTTGCGTAGGTAACTATATGAAAATATTAGCACTTGATTGCCGTCCATCCCGTTAAATCGGGTTCATGTACCGTTTTGCGGGATTAATTCGCGTTCATGCCGGGATTGCTTGCGGCTTCAATGGCTTATAGGGTCGCGCCATGAAATTTCATGCTCCCCTCGTGCGCGGCACGCTGGTCCAACGTTACAAAAGATTCATGGCCGACGTGATGCTCGACACGGGCGAGACCGTCACGGCGCACTGCGCCAATTCGGGCGCCAT harbors:
- a CDS encoding VWA domain-containing protein translates to MLNREEDRENYALLDTNPVKQAAAEPVSTFSVDVDTGAYANVRRFLNDGQLPPADAVRVEEMINYFSYDYRPPTDRTQPFSVATEVARTPWNAQTYLLRIGLKGYEAPRAARPPANLVFLLDVSGSMDSPDKLPLLVASLKMLTNQLRDDDRISVVVYAGAAGVVLEPTAGSDRSAVLTALEQLRAGGSTAGGEGIALAYAMAQRAFIKGGINRIILATDGDFNVGDTRVETLKDYVARQRATGVSLSVLGFGTGNLNDEMTEQLANVGNGAYAYIDTLQEARKVLVEQLGSTLFTIAGDTKIQVEFNPGVVAEYRLIGYENRMLKTEDFNNDKVDAGEIGAGHTVTALYEIALVGSKGLRLDPLRYAPPAASAPSGGEFAFVKLRYKLPGETASTLMEVPLARTLLGGTASPSADFRFAAAVAAFGQKLRHGAYLGEFGWDRIAALASESRGRDEHGYRAEFVNLVKTAAGLDPGTAGSGTTRD